One bacterium CG_4_10_14_0_2_um_filter_33_32 genomic window carries:
- a CDS encoding chromosome partitioning protein ParB, giving the protein MNKDILGRGLKSLIPDEIQDGLKTKENVIYLKVDEIEIDDHQPRKTINNSGITELAQSIKEHGIIQPLVVLHKKEGGYQLIAGQRRLRASQEIGLLEVPVIIKKVEPSQKLQMSLIENIQREDLNPLEEAEAYNVLNKDFGLSNIEIAKKVGKAESTVKNSIRLLNLPSEVKEALMNNLLTYGHARAMLTMPKEDQINFLPEIINRKLTVRDVENRCKNYHEDKKPIAEKKIDDFDLYLEKTSSDLRELFQTKVALQRKGKGGRLSVDFYSKEELERILEIIKKIKDYI; this is encoded by the coding sequence GTGAATAAAGACATACTAGGTAGAGGATTAAAATCTTTAATTCCTGATGAAATTCAGGATGGCTTAAAAACCAAAGAAAATGTTATTTATCTCAAAGTCGACGAGATTGAGATAGATGATCATCAACCCAGAAAAACTATAAATAATTCAGGTATTACAGAATTAGCTCAATCCATAAAAGAGCACGGCATTATTCAGCCCCTTGTAGTTTTGCACAAAAAGGAAGGGGGTTATCAATTAATTGCAGGACAGAGAAGGTTGAGAGCGTCTCAAGAAATCGGCTTGTTAGAGGTGCCTGTAATAATAAAAAAAGTTGAACCTTCTCAAAAATTACAAATGTCTCTTATTGAAAATATTCAAAGAGAAGATTTGAATCCTTTAGAGGAAGCTGAAGCATATAATGTTTTAAATAAAGATTTCGGCCTAAGTAATATAGAAATTGCTAAAAAGGTCGGGAAAGCTGAGTCTACGGTAAAAAATTCAATTCGACTATTGAATTTACCTTCTGAAGTTAAAGAAGCTTTAATGAATAATCTTTTAACTTACGGTCACGCAAGAGCCATGCTTACAATGCCCAAAGAAGATCAAATAAATTTTTTACCCGAAATAATTAACCGTAAATTGACTGTTAGGGATGTTGAAAATAGGTGTAAAAATTATCATGAGGATAAAAAACCTATTGCAGAAAAGAAGATTGACGATTTTGATCTATATTTAGAAAAAACATCAAGTGATTTGCGTGAACTATTTCAAACTAAAGTTGCTCTTCAGCGAAAAGGTAAAGGCGGTAGATTAAGTGTTGATTTTTATTCTAAAGAAGAACTTGAAAGAATACTAGAAATTATAAAGAAAATTAAAGATTATATTTAG